From one Saccharomyces cerevisiae S288C chromosome XVI, complete sequence genomic stretch:
- the URN1 gene encoding Urn1p (hypothetical protein containing WW and FF domains; overexpression causes accumulation of cells in G1 phase), giving the protein MRGEWQEFKTPAGKKYYYNKNTKQSRWEKPNLKKGSNLESNAKESQTERKPTFSLELVNGWHLIIYNDGTKLYFNDDSKEFKNDISQEDDSRCRSLIESLDKEKLVLLIGVARGYTMREEDIDKILESCNEEIHLFKRNQDEVERKDEISEEAGDVKSPLQESHTGLVSGYGSSSGEEDEEEDEEEDEENEEQIVNQDISIIDDLNRIDTDDIDERNIFFELFDRYKLDKFSTWSLQSKKIENDPDFYKIRDDTVRESLFEEWCGERSGNATAEESDSEDNSEDDSEVLEPTKYHYLAQIVANAGTIAPDTIPQDIRKQQKALYKAYKIKEYIPSKRDQDKFVSQLLFYYKTFDLEQRKEIFCDCLRDHERDFTGAVESLRQDKELIDRWQTLLKAPADSSSIEDILLSIEHRCCVSPIVVTEPRYYVVGILEKTVVWVRWLAAEVGPSSRFTPVGAGNEPINPE; this is encoded by the coding sequence ATGCGTGGAGAATGGCAGGAATTTAAGACACCTGCAGGCAAAAAGTATTACTATAATAAGAACACGAAGCAGTCTCGATGGGAAAAACCtaatttgaagaaaggCTCTAACCTAGAAAGCAATGCGAAAGAATCACAGACAGAGAGGAAGCCAACATTTTCATTAGAACTGGTTAATGGTTGGCACTTAATAATATACAACGATGGTACAAAACTTTACTTTAATGATGACTCTAAGGAGTTCAAAAATGACATCAGTCAAGAGGACGACAGCAGGTGTCGCTCATTAATCGAGTCGTTAGATAAGGAAAAACTGGTTCTTCTGATTGGCGTTGCCAGAGGTTACACTATGCGGGAGGAGGACATTGATAAAATCCTCGAATCTTGCAACGAAGAGATTCATctatttaaaagaaatcaagaCGAAGTTGAGAGAAAAGATGAGATCAGCGAAGAGGCGGGTGACGTAAAATCCCCTTTACAGGAAAGCCACACTGGGCTAGTCAGCGGGTATGGTTCATCTTCGGGGGAGGAAGACGAAGAGGAAGACGAAGAGGAAGACGAAGagaatgaagaacaaattgTAAATCAAGATATCAGCATTATCGATGATCTGAATCGTATTGATACAGATGACATTGACGAGCGTAATATCTTCTTCGAATTATTCGATAGGTATAAACTAGACAAGTTTTCCACGTGGTCGCTGCAAAGCAAGAAAATCGAAAACGATCCTGATTTTTACAAGATCAGAGATGACACAGTTCGTGAAAGTCTTTTCGAAGAATGGTGCGGCGAGCGCAGTGGCAATGCCACCGCTGAAGAAAGCGATAGCGAAGATAATAGCGAAGACGATAGCGAAGTACTAGAACCAACAAAATACCATTATCTGGCACAAATTGTTGCTAATGCGGGAACAATCGCACCCGACACCATCCCACAAGATATAAggaaacaacaaaaagCGTTATACAAGGCCTACAAAATCAAGGAGTATATACCGTCGAAGCGCGACCAAGACAAATTCGTTTCCCAACTGCTGTTTTATTATAAGACGTTCGACTTGGAACAGCGGAAAGAGATTTTCTGCGATTGCCTACGGGATCACGAACGAGACTTTACGGGGGCAGTCGAATCGCTGCGTCAGGACAAAGAGCTTATCGACCGATGGCAAACACTTCTGAAAGCACCCGCGGACAGTAGTAGTATAGAGGATATATTGCTGAGCATTGAGCACAGGTGTTGTGTCAGCCCAATAGTGGTGACGGAACCACGCTACTACGTCGTGGGCATTCTGGAGAAGACCGTGGTCTGGGTGCGGTGGCTAGCCGCCGAGGTCGGGCCATCAAGCCGGTTTACCCCAGTGGGCGCGGGGAACGAGCCGATAAATCCGGAATAG
- the MAY24 gene encoding May24p (Peripheral ER membrane protein; putative ER chaperone required for the stability and function of nutrient permeases exposed to high pressure), protein MRSFVTNNDIPVGYVTPKFPSLYWPINNSKYNTAFLYYISDIWKFSLYWTLIFNGAFYVTAGVYASLTHRKKAGSVWIFVMYVLYGGVQGLTTGTVMGFLIGAIYRSGLFSMSTWVPLCCAVVQILFDVVLSYSMVGSVM, encoded by the exons ATGAG ATCATTCGTAACAAATAACGATATACCTGTTGGATATGTAACGCCAAAATTCCCCTCATTATACTGGCCCATCAACAACTCGAAGTATAATACTGCATTCTTATACTATATATCTGAcatttggaaattttcGCTGTACTGGACTTTGATCTTTAATGGTGCATTTTACGTTACTGCTGGTGTGTATGCTAGCTTGACCCATAGAAAGAAGGCTGGAAGTGTATGGATATTCGTCATGTACGTCTTATACGGAGGCGTTCAAGGCTTGACGACTGGTACAGTTATGGGGTTTTTAATAGGTGCGATCTATAGATCtggtttattttctatGTCTACATGGGTCCCACTTTGTTGCGCAGTAGTCCAAATCCTTTTCGATGTGGTGCTAAGTTATTCCATGGTTGGTTCCGTTATGTGA
- the PIN3 gene encoding Pin3p (Negative regulator of actin nucleation-promoting factor activity; interacts with Las17p, a homolog of human Wiskott-Aldrich Syndrome protein (WASP), via an N-terminal SH3 domain, and along with LSB1 cooperatively inhibits the nucleation of actin filaments; short-lived protein whose levels increase in response to thermal stress; induces the formation of the [PIN+] and [RNQ+] prions when overproduced; PIN3 has a paralog, LSB1, that arose from the whole genome duplication) translates to MSASLINRSLTNIRTELDFLKGSNVISNDVYDQINKSLPAKWDPANAPRNASPASLEYVEALYQFDPQQDGDLGLKPGDKVQLLEKLSPEWYKGSCNGRTGIFPANYVKPAFSGSNGPSNLPPPPQYKAQELQQIPTQNSAASSYQQQPFPPPSTNYYQQPQQQPQQAPPPQQQQQQQQHQSSHSHLKSFGSKLGNAAIFGAGASIGSDIVNNIF, encoded by the coding sequence atgtctGCTTCATTGATTAATCGTTCCTTAACAAACATTAGGACAGAACTGGATTTTCTAAAAGGGTCAAATGTCATTTCAAATGACGTTTACGatcaaataaataagaGCTTGCCGGCAAAATGGGATCCTGCCAATGCACCCCGCAACGCCAGTCCAGCTTCCTTGGAATATGTCGAAGCTCTTTATCAATTTGATCCTCAACAAGATGGTGATTTGGGCTTAAAACCAGGTGACAAGGTCCAActtttagaaaaattatcTCCAGAGTGGTACAAGGGTAGCTGTAATGGCCGTACCGGTATTTTCCCAGCAAACTATGTCAAGCCAGCTTTCTCTGGGTCTAACGGTCCATCCAATCTTCCACCACCTCCACAGTATAAAGCTCAAGAATTACAACAAATCCCCACGCAAAATAGTGCCGCATCATCTTATCAACAGCAGCCATTTCCTCCACCTTCCACAAATTATTATCAGCAGCCTCAACAACAGCCGCAACAAGCTCCTCCTCcccaacaacaacaacaacaacaacaacatcAGAGCTCACATAGCCACTTGAAGAGCTTTGGTAGCAAATTGGGTAATGCCGCCATTTTTGGGGCAGGCGCTAGTATTGGGTCAGATATTGTTAATAATATCTTTTAA
- the NCA2 gene encoding Nca2p (Protein that regulates expression of Fo-F1 ATP synthase subunits; involved in the regulation of mitochondrial expression of subunits 6 (Atp6p) and 8 (Atp8p) of the Fo-F1 ATP synthase; functions with Nca3p), whose product MIINRRILKSFEEISHSLEESLREVAFDSQQQLIQDVREENEELSRLQDQLQLIRSIVEKICISIKTDNIDSYCSVPFDLLYNICKDIADPSSFEDGDLQYLVSQAIFEYIILLCYYSVTNECVQGLPAVYEAEQYYKTVSDSILKSFLYCLQNSVSTIRLLSQTVLKDVNKKKLSHQKWSLKALSVDLLEKIRPRINKFMVIRNFRFVGLPKKPIEIASLVSDIPRGIVHERLDMVTQSSKYYTIKLGQLITEFDQQPEENGMFTEVHLPNYERRLKSLQDFFGLAMSDSNLLDVIRCSAKFHKDHPLRRFTKPSILTRYWPSILLCLLYGPSSVMSLWNSRYFIQDFIKTNVVDFAKGLILNWLWAPLKQVWSTVKHDEGSAISVTSQETLNSDMDSLTRMIVSFVVDNSDSTSNSPIDPILLSTKVEHGDLTEFMEIYETQLHHPIKNIATGGLVRSLLIQLQKTKVDGSMALNGIDKMLKSQQLVFGVVALSPALVILYSSIVALKRFVKLGNVWSNEKRYREQISISLNNVERVLNYSKQGADADEEHLNQGLLVIEVSNLYKLGSFLIPRSRKKEWFRDVEELVDTNLDSGAHINVVNRIYHVYGRFLIH is encoded by the coding sequence ATGATCATCAATAGGcgtattttgaaatcttttgaagagATAAGTCATTCATTAGAGGAATCACTACGAGAGGTTGCATTTGATTCACAGCAACAATTGATTCAAGACGTACGTgaggaaaatgaagaacTAAGTAGGTTACAAGATCAATTACAATTGATCAGGTcaattgttgaaaaaatctgcaTTTCAATCAAAACTGACAATATTGACTCTTATTGTTCGGTGCCTTTTGATTTGCTATACAATATTTGCAAGGACATTGCTGATCCCTCATCCTTTGAAGACGGAGATTTGCAATATCTTGTTAGCCAAGCCATATTTGAGTACATTATATTATTGTGCTACTATTCTGTGACCAACGAATGCGTCCAAGGTTTACCTGCCGTGTATGAAGCTGAACAGTACTACAAAACAGTAAGTGATTCAATCCTAAagtcttttctttactgTTTACAAAATTCAGTATCGACAATACGTCTTTTATCTCAAACTGTTTTGAAGGATgtaaataagaaaaaactgTCGCATCAAAAATGGTCCCTAAAGGCCTTGTCAGTTGATTTACTAGAAAAAATACGCCCAAGAATAAACAAATTTATGGTGATTCGGAACTTCAGGTTTGTCGGGCTACCGAAGAAACCAATTGAAATAGCTTCATTGGTTTCTGATATACCTCGCGGTATAGTGCACGAAAGACTTGATATGGTCACTCAATCATCAAAGTATTATACTATTAAACTGGGGCAGTTGATCACTGAATTCGATCAACAACcagaagaaaatggtatGTTCACCGAAGTACATTTACCGAACTACGAAAGACGTCTAAAATCTTTACAGGACTTCTTTGGATTAGCCATGTCTGATTCGAATTTACTAGATGTGATCCGATGCTCAGCGAAATTTCATAAAGATCATCCTTTAAGAAGGTTCACTAAACCAAGTATATTGACTAGATACTGGCCTTCAATTTTGTTGTGTCTTTTATATGGACCATCTTCTGTTATGTCGTTGTGGAATTCCCGGTATTTTATTCAAGATTTCATTAAGACCAATGTCGTTGACTTTGCGAAAGGGCTGATCTTGAACTGGTTATGGGCACCCCTGAAACAGGTTTGGTCTACTGTTAAGCATGACGAGGGAAGCGCCATTTCAGTGACATCACAGGAGACATTAAACTCTGACATGGATTCTCTTACCAGAATGATTGTTAGTTTTGTTGTGGATAATAGTGATTCGACGTCTAACAGCCCCATAGACCCTATTCTATTGAGTACTAAAGTCGAACATGGTGATTTGACCGAATTTATGGAAATATATGAAACACAACTACATCATCCGATAAAGAATATAGCTACGGGTGGATTAGTCAGGTCTTTATTGATTCAACtgcaaaaaacaaaagtcGATGGATCTATGGCATTGAATGGCATTGATAAAATGCTGAAATCGCAACAGTTGGTGTTTGGAGTTGTAGCATTATCTCCGGCTTTAGTGATACTATATTCTTCTATAGTGGCGTTAAAAAGATTTGTCAAACTAGGCAATGTCTGGTCTAATGAAAAACGGTATAGGGAGCAAATAAGTATAAGTTTGAATAATGTGGAAAGAGTTTTGAATTATTCTAAACAAGGTGCGGACGCCGATGAGGAACACTTAAACCAGGGTCTACTAGTGATTGAGGTTTCTAACTTATACAAATTGGGAAGTTTTTTGATCCCGCgttcaagaaagaaagaatggTTTAGGGACGTTGAGGAACTGGTGGATACCAATCTTGACTCCGGAGCTCATATAAATGTCGTCAACAGGATATACCACGTATATGGCAGGTTTTTAATCCATTAG
- the TPO3 gene encoding spermine transporter (Polyamine transporter of major facilitator superfamily; member of 12-spanner drug:H(+) antiporter DHA1 family; specific for spermine; localizes to plasma membrane; targeted to vacuole via AP-3 pathway; TPO3 has a paralog, TPO2, that arose from the whole genome duplication) produces MNRQESINSFNSDETSSLSDVESQQPQQYIPSESGSKSNMAPNQLKLTRTETVKSLQDMGVSSKAPVPDVNAPQSSKNKIFPEEYTLETPTGLVPVATLHSIGRTSTAISRTRTRQIDGASSPSSNEDALESDNNEKGKEGDSSGANDEAPDLDPEIEFVTFVTGDPENPHNWPAWIRWSYTVLLSILVICVAYGSACISGGLGTVEKKYHVGMEAAILSVSLMVIGFSLGPLIWSPVSDLYGRRVAYFVSMGLYVIFNIPCALAPNLGSLLACRFLCGVWSSSGLCLVGGSIADMFPSETRGKAIAFFAFAPYVGPVVGPLVNGFISVSTGRMDLIFWVNMAFAGVMWIISSAIPETYAPVILKRKAARLRKETGNPKIMTEQEAQGVSMGEMMRACLLRPLYFSVTEPVLVATCFYVCLIYSLLYAFFFAFPVIFGELYGYKDNLVGLMFIPIVIGALWALATTFYCENKYLQIVKQRKPTPEDRLLGAKIGAPFAAIALWILGATAYKHIIWVGPASAGLAFGFGMVLIYYSLNNYIIDCYVQYASSALATKVFLRSAGGAAFPLFTIQMYHKLNLHWGSWLLAFISTAMIALPFAFSYWGKGLRHKLSKKDYSIDSIE; encoded by the coding sequence ATGAACAGACAGGAATCCATAAATTCGTTTAATTCAGACGAAACATCTTCGTTGTCTGATGTAGAAAGTCAGCAGCCGCAACAATATATCCCTTCAGAGAGTGGATCTAAATCCAACATGGCTCCTAATCAACTGAAGTTGACCCGGACGGAAACCGTGAAGTCATTGCAGGACATGGGTGTGAGCTCCAAAGCCCCCGTTCCTGATGTTAATGCTCCTCAATCTAGCAAGAATAAGATTTTTCCTGAAGAATATACTTTAGAAACCCCTACAGGTTTAGTTCCTGTCGCCACTCTACATTCCATAGGTAGAACTTCTACTGCGATTTCCCGTACGAGAACTAGACAGATCGATGGCGCTTCTTCGCCTTCTTCTAATGAAGATGCTTTAGAAAGTGATAATAACGAAAAGGGTAAAGAAGGCGACTCTAGTGGTGCGAATGACGAAGCTCCAGATCTAGATCCGGAAATTGAATTCGTTACCTTTGTGACTGGCGATCCAGAAAACCCCCATAACTGGCCTGCATGGATCCGTTGGAGTTACACTGTCCTACTGTCAATCTTAGTTATTTGTGTCGCCTACGGGTCTGCTTGTATCAGTGGTGGGTTGGGAACcgttgaaaagaaataccaTGTAGGTATGGAAGCCGCTATTTTATCGGTTTCTTTAATGGTTATTGGGTTCTCGCTGGGTCCTTTGATTTGGTCTCCTGTTAGTGATCTTTACGGTAGAAGAGTTGCTTACTTTGTTTCTATGGGTCTTTATgtcatcttcaatatcCCTTGCGCCTTAGCTCCAAATCTAGGTAGTCTTTTAGCTTGTAGATTTTTATGTGGTGTTTGGTCATCATCTGGTTTGTGTTTAGTTGGTGGGTCTATTGCCGATATGTTCCCAAGTGAAACAAGAGGTAAGGCTATTGCTTTCTTCGCTTTTGCTCCTTACGTTGGTCCCGTTGTTGGTCCACTAGTTAACGGTTTTATTTCCGTTTCTACCGGACGTATGGACCTGATTTTCTGGGTCAATATGGCCTTTGCAGGTGTTATGTGGATCATATCTTCTGCCATCCCAGAAACGTACGCTCCAGTTATCTTGAAGAGAAAGGCTGCTAGATTAAGAAAGGAAACTGGTAATCCCAAGATTATGACTGAGCAGGAAGCGCAAGGTGTCAGTATGGGTGAAATGATGAGGGCTTGTCTGTTGAGACCTTTGTACTTCTCTGTCACTGAACCTGTTCTAGTTGCTACTTGTTTCTACGTGTGTTTGATTTACTCTCTACTATATGCGTTCTTCTTTGCCTTCCCTGTCATTTTCGGTGAACTATATGGCTACAAAGACAACCTTGTGGGTTTGATGTTTATTCCTATTGTTATCGGTGCTCTTTGGGCGTTAGCCACAACTTTCTACTGTGAAAACAAGTATTTACAAATTGTCAAACAGCGTAAACCTACTCCTGAAGATCGTTTGCTAGGTGCTAAGATCGGTGCTCCATTTGCTGCAATTGCTTTATGGATCCTGGGTGCTACCGCTTATAAACATATTATTTGGGTTGGTCCAGCTTCAGCTGGTTTAGCTTTTGGTTTCGGTATGGTGTTGATTTATTATTCATTGAATAATTACATTATTGATTGCTACGTCCAATACGCATCCAGTGCTCTGGCTACAAAGGTTTTCTTAAGATCCGCCGGTGGTGCTGCCTTCCCCTTGTTTACCATTCAAATGTACCACAAATTGAATCTGCACTGGGGTTCTTGGTTGTTGGCTTTCATCTCCACTGCTATGATTGCTTTACcttttgcattttcttACTGGGGCAAAGGTTTGAGACATAAGTTATCCAAGAAGGATTATTCCATAGATAGTATTGAATAA
- the TDA6 gene encoding Tda6p (hypothetical protein; induced by treatment with 8-methoxypsoralen and UVA irradiation; null mutant is sensitive to expression of the top1-T722A allele; SWAT-GFP and mCherry fusion proteins localize to the cell periphery and vacuole; TDA6 has a paralog, VPS62, that arose from the whole genome duplication), with protein MHCVLARILLWFLIVDLSVIRALVLPPLKDYDPLEPLMKRDMAMGQRNRFKVDGQLPPILNSTDVTDDQRSLHTPGEIPSYVINHCPLVHLYSEEKYWPSDIAEYVQNFQIKDKNGNSISTHENLTLHDLKAEYHVDLFGNKTETHIPSSEVFLTSLDDFDKDPKWLLGHLPEYGTGYNSKAPAILIVVDKGNGWVDAFWFFFYPFNHGPFIMGHGPWGNHVGDWEHSLVRFYKGIPKYLWMSAHSSGTGYRYEAVEKFKKLRKRKQQDSDDGGDTILERPLIFSARGTHANYASAGQHAHDIPFFFMPLSDFTDRGPLWDPSLNFYSYTFDGKTVTPSSEREESLGLDWLHFQGGWGDQQLPARDPRQKWCVAQWKYIGGPRGPLFKKLDRLNLCGGVKKWNFWNGGCPARRLIKKAEGLDSESTDLMGDNCGVLLYRIRPKWLRGILRFLMWRGILCSLMEFFTN; from the coding sequence ATGCATTGCGTACTAGCGCGAATATTGTTATGGTTCTTAATAGTAGATCTAAGCGTCATACGGGCGCTTGTCCTTCCACCATTGAAAGATTATGATCCGTTAGAGCCTTTGATGAAAAGAGACATGGCCATGGGTCAACGGAACAGATTCAAAGTCGACGGCCAATTGCCGCCCATACTAAATTCCACAGATGTGACAGATGATCAGAGAAGTCTGCATACGCCTGGAGAGATTCCATCTTATGTCATCAATCATTGTCCCTTAGTGCACTTGTATAGCGAAGAGAAATATTGGCCATCGGACATTGCTGAGTACGTTCAAAACTTCCAAATTAAAGATAAAAACGGCAATTCTATATCCACTCATGAAAATTTGACACTGCATGACTTGAAGGCGGAATACCACGTAGATTTATTTGGCAACAAAACGGAAACGCATATCCCCAGTAGCGAGGTATTTTTAACCAGTTTGGACGATTTCGACAAGGACCCTAAATGGTTGCTCGGTCATCTACCCGAATACGGAACAGGCTACAACTCTAAGGCGCCTGCTATTCTGATCGTAGTCGACAAGGGGAACGGGTGGGTTGATGCGTTctggtttttcttctacCCATTCAATCATGGCCCTTTTATTATGGGCCATGGACCCTGGGGCAATCACGTCGGTGACTGGGAACACTCTTTGGTTCGGTTTTATAAAGGTAttccaaaatatctttGGATGAGTGCGCATTCCAGTGGAACAGGCTACAGATACGAAGCTGTTGAGAAATTTAAGAAACTacggaaaagaaaacagcAAGATAGTGACGATGGTGGGGATACTATACTGGAAAGACCGTTGATTTTTAGTGCTAGAGGCACGCATGCTAATTATGCATCCGCTGGGCAGCATGCTCATGacattcctttttttttcatgcCTTTGAGTGATTTTACCGATCGTGGTCCCCTGTGGGATCCATCTTTGAACTTTTACTCCTATACTTTTGATGGTAAAACTGTGACACCCTCCTCAGAGAGAGAAGAATCTCTCGGTTTGGATTGGTTGCATTTTCAAGGTGGATGGGGTGATCAACAACTACCAGCTAGAGATCCAAGACAGAAATGGTGCGTAGCTCAATGGAAGTATATCGGAGGTCCTCGTGGCCCCCTGTTTAAGAAATTGGATAGATTGAATCTATGCGGCGGTGTGAAAAAGTGGAATTTCTGGAATGGTGGCTGCCCCGCAAGAAgattgataaaaaaagcagaaGGCTTGGACTCTGAGAGCACTGATCTTATGGGTGATAATTGTGGTGTCCTACTCTATAGAATCAGACCAAAATGGCTGAGAGGAATTCTAAGATTTCTAATGTGGAGAGGTATACTCTGTTCTCTTATGGAATTTTTCACCAATTGA
- the CUR1 gene encoding Cur1p (Sorting factor, central regulator of spatial protein quality control; physically and functionally interacts with chaperones to promote sorting and deposition of misfolded proteins into cytosolic compartments; involved in destabilization of [URE3] prions; CUR1 has a paralog, BTN2, that arose from the whole genome duplication) yields MAAACICQPNLLEINVSDGPLDMIRKKRKIQQPQLRPPLRENKCQPHFSVRKVNQSYIISLHKEITCQLIAEIVKQKLSRIWEKVYIPSYELISDKDGNQIYVEQSVDENRLTSEIMEKLDPNNIDIEAIEILFDDYHLELSRLTNGIIISSANDHFYREFSFNNIIDDNFKICGTSMSADSFDKIYGVMWIEVPFNGNGLQNDSAVNRVSTSHNQIEELNDIEQEIRAFNISRSNQESIIKKEVSRRLNGR; encoded by the coding sequence ATGGCTGCCGCATGCATTTGTCAACCTAATCTTCTTGAGATTAATGTATCTGATGGACCACTGGATATGATCCgcaagaaaagaaaaatacaacaGCCGCAACTACGTCCACCCCTTCGAGAGAATAAATGCCAACCACACTTTTCTGTACGAAAGGTAAACCAGTCTTACATAATTTCTCTCCATAAAGAAATCACATGCCAACTCATTGCAGAAATTGTCAAACAAAAGTTATCGAGGATTTGGGAAAAAGTATACATACCATCTTATGAACTGATATCAGACAAAGACGGTAATCAAATTTATGTGGAACAGAGTGTCGACGAAAATAGGCTAACTTCTGAGATTATGGAGAAACTGGACCCCAACAATATTGATATAGAGGCGATCGAAATATTATTCGACGACTATCACCTAGAATTATCACGCTTGACAAACGGTATTATTATATCTAGTGCCAATGATCACTTTTACAGGGAATTCTCCTTCAATAACATAATTGATGACAACTTTAAAATTTGTGGAACAAGCATGTCTGCAGACAGTTTTGATAAGATTTATGGCGTTATGTGGATTGAAGTACCTTTCAATGGCAATGGCTTACAGAATGATAGCGCCGTTAATAGGGTTTCAACATCTCACAATCAGATAGAAGAATTGAATGACATAGAGCAGGAGATAAGAGCTTTTAATATTAGTCGAAGTAATCAAGAAAGTATCATCAAAAAGGAAGTATCTAGAAGATTGAATGGGCGGTAA